A single genomic interval of Lathyrus oleraceus cultivar Zhongwan6 chromosome 7, CAAS_Psat_ZW6_1.0, whole genome shotgun sequence harbors:
- the LOC127106751 gene encoding uncharacterized protein LOC127106751, with translation MTAPPPAKPLTLQEWETLMENFQSGNGIEKWNSLDPSLTDHLLSSLLRKDFPLQLKFQLLVFLDEFSISIFHSENLNRLIEALKTVIQSPPDAVHISPLFKEQFMISVTSVIVCFSEEDNVQTVIESLVELLLTVINRPNFGSDRHTRAIACECLRELERSKPCLLSDVVGHLWSLCQNERTHASQSYILLFTTVIHNIVDKKLSISILNTSHPLLPFSTPQCLNREDFGSDSGSGLNTKELRRALAFLLEWPQVLTPCGMMEFVSMVISVVVALELQPSMLKVQLFGMIHSYDPLLCHVVLAMFMHFLDAFDGQEGEVSSRLLLISRESHHYLVFRLLAIHWLLGFNQLVFNKQSRTEKKIETGNEACSTFYPSLFDPLALKALKLDLLASCSVLRQKSDSDYKSSSHDGDDGLVNPVKVFEQGLLSVSSFKWLPPGSTEIAVAFRTFHKFLITGSSHSDSDPSTTRNMLDSMIFRTLQVMLVNMTLESRRLVPVVAAFVDRLLSCKKHSWLGERLLQKFDEHLLPKVKMDYKLVYCFPIFDRIAENLTIPPRGLIALLTNFMIFLVEKHGPDTVMKSWSQGSRALGICRTMLVHHHSSRLFLRLSRLLAFTCLFFPDLEVRDNSRTYLRMLVCIPGKKLRDILSLGGTMLGISPSSHQTTFFNVQSPRPSQRFKTFKNLTSCIHFERLTPLLVKQFWSLSLSSLVVSNSKPAYLEGIRDLEPPNEENEFSDSSNSQFIPETGRTNQPNEPLRVMDSKIAEILNMLRKYFSRIPDFRYMAGLKVSISCSLRFESNTFNRMLGINNTATAQEEIDALPALYATVLRFSSSAPYGSIPSSHIPFLLGEPYSKDHASQNAPLSIVPVGKESREEEKYRATVVVDLEPREPTPGIVDVHIETNTENGQIIQGQLQGITIGIEDMFLKAIVPSDIEENARPQYNFNLFTALWEACGSSSSTGRETFQLKGGKGIAAISGTQSVKLLNVPANSLIQATERHLARFVVGVSGEPLIDAVWEGGIIQNVIWEDASPDATAVANHDAVPLRLTYNNEEYEKGIIINSKQSNLGCFLVLIFLPPRFHLLFQMEVGDVSTLVRIRTDHWPSLAYIDDYLEALYLSS, from the exons ATGACGGCGCCACCACCGGCGAAGCCTTTAACACTTCAAGAATGGGAAACCCTAATGGAGAATTTCCAATCCGGTAATGGAATCGAAAAATGGAACTCTCTCGATCCGTCTCTCACCGATCATCTCTTATCCTCTCTTCTCCGCAAAGACTTCCCTCTTCAACTCAAATTCCAACTCCTTGTCTTCCTCGACGAATTCTCCATTTCCATTTTCCATTCCGAAAACCTCAACCGTCTCATCGAAGCTCTCAAAACCGTTATCCAATCTCCTCCCGACGCCGTTCACATCAGTCCTTTGTTCAAAGAGCAGTTTATGATTTCCGTCACTTCCGTTATTGTTTGTTTCTCGGAAGAGGACAACGTTCAAACGGTAATCGAGAGTTTAGTTGAACTTCTGTTGACGGTTATTAACCGTCCGAATTTTGGTTCCGACCGGCACACACGCGCCATCGCATGCGAGTGTTTGAGAGAATTGGAACGATCGAAACCGTGTTTACTTTCCGATGTGGTTGGACATTTGTGGAGTCTTTGCCAGAATGAACGAACGCACGCTTCACAATCCTACATCTTGCTTTTCACAACTGTTATTCATAACATCGTTGATAAGAAACTCAGCATTTCCATTCTCAATACATCGCATCCGCTGCTTCCGTTCAGCACACCTCAGTGTCTGAATCGAGAGGATTTTGGTTCGGATTCCGGTTCGGGTCTGAATACTAAGGAACTGAGGAGAGCTTTGGCATTTTTGTTGGAGTGGCCACAAGTGTTGACCCCATGTGGAATGATGGAGTTTGTATCTATGGTGATATCTGTAGTTGTGGCGTTGGAATTGCAACCTTCAATGCTTAAGGTTCAGTTGTTTGGAATGATTCATTCTTATGATCCTCTTCTTTGCCATGTCGTTTTGGCTATGTTTATGCATTTCTTAGATGCTTTTGATGGTCAAGAAGGAGAGGTTTCTAGTAGGCTCTTGTTGATTTCTAGAGAATCTCATCATTATTTAGTGTTTCGTCTGTTGGCAATTCATTGGTTGTTGGGTTTCAATCAATTGGTTTTCAATAAACAATCACGTACTGAGAAGAAGATTGAGACTGGAAATGAAGCTTGTTCCACTTTTTATCCTTCTTTGTTTGATCCGTTGGCTCTGAAAGCATTGAAGCTTGACCTTCTTGCATCCTGTTCTGTCTTGAGACAGAAAAGTGATTCTGATTATAAATCTAGTTCCCATGATGGTGATGATGGTTTGGTTAATCCGGTGAAGGTGTTTGAACAGGGTCTCCTTTCTGTATCATCGTTCAAATGGTTGCCTCCAGGGAGCACAGAGATTGCAGTTGCATTCCGTACCTTTCATAAGTTTCTCATAACTGGATCGTCTCATTCTGATAGTGATCCTTCCACAACAAGAAATATGTTGGACTCCATGATATTTCGTACTTTGCAG GTGATGCTTGTGAACATGACTTTGGAGAGTCGGAGACTGGTTCCTGTTGTTGCTGCTTTTGTGGACCGTTTACTATCTTGTAAGAAGCATTCTTGGTTGGGCGAGCGCTTACTTCAGAAATTTGACGAGCACTTACTTCCAAAAGTGAAAATGGATTATAAGTTGGTTTATTGCTTCCCAATATTTGATAGAATTGCTGAGAATCTAACAATACCTCCGCGCGGATTGATAGCACTACTCACAAACTTCATGATTTTTCTTGTGGAGAAACATGGCCCGGATACAGTAATGAAATCTTGGTCCCAAGGCAGTAGAGCTCTTGGTATTTGTCGAACTATGTTGGTACACCACCATAGTTCTAGATTGTTCCTTAGACTATCTCGTCTACTTGCTTTTACTTGTCTCTTTTTTCCTGATTTGGAAGTCCGTGATAATTCAAG GACCTACTTGCGTATGCTGGTCTGCATTCCGGGGAAAAAGCTTAGAGATATCCTGAGCCTGGGAGGCACGATGCTTGGGATTTCACCTTCTTCACACCAAACCACTTTCTTCAATGTCCAGTCACCTCGACCTTCTCAGAGATTCAAGACATTTAAAAACCTAACATCCTGCATTCACTTTGAGCGTCTGACCCCATTACTTGTTAAGCAGTTTTGGTCTTTGTCTTTATCAAGTTTAGTCGTGAGTAATAGCAAACCGGCTTATTTGGAGGGCATCAGGGACCTCGAACCCCCTAACGAGGAAAATGAATTTTCTGATAGCTCCAATTCACAGTTCATTCCTGAAACTGGAAGAACAAATCAACCAAATGAGCCACTCCGTGTTATGGACTCCAAAATTGCAGAAATTTTGAACATGTTAAGGAAGTACTTTTCCCGTATTCCTGACTTCAGATATATGGCAGGGCTCAAAGTTAGCATATCGTGCAGTTTGAGATTTGAATCTAATACTTTCAATCGCATGTTGGGAATCAATAACACTGCCACAGCCCAGGAAGAGATAGACGCACTGCCCGCTCTGTATGCTACTGTGTTACGTTTTTCATCTTCTGCACCATATGGATCGATTCCATCCTCTCATATACCTTTTCTTCTTGGTGAACCTTACAGTAAAGACCATGCATCTCAAAATGCCCCCCTCAGTATTGTTCCTGTAGGAAAGGAATccagagaagaggaaaagtatAGAGCTACTGTGGTGGTTGATTTGGAGCCCAGGGAACCGACACCAGGTATAGTTGATGTCCACATTGAAACAAATACAGAAAATGGTCAGATCATTCAAGGTCAACTTCAGGGAATCACAATAGGCATTGAAGACATGTTTCTCAAGGCCATTGTTCCATCAGACATCGAAGAAAACGCAAGACCTCAGTACAACTTTAACTTGTTCACTGCTTTGTGGGAGGCATGTGGCTCATCCTCTAGCACCGGACGGGAAACCTTTCAATTGAAAGGAGGCAAAGGGATTGCTGCTATTAGTGGAACACAATCTGTCAAGCTTCTTAACGTCCCTGCAAACTCATTGATACAGGCAACTGAGCGCCATCTGGCACGCTTTGTCGTAGGTGTGAGTGGGGAGCCACTCATTGATGCTGTATGGGAAGGGGGAATTATTCAGAATGTTATTTGGGAAGATGCTTCCCCTGATGCCACTGCAGTTGCAAATCATGATGCTGTTCCACTCCGTCTTACATACAATAATGAAGAGTATGAGAAGGGGATAATTATCAATAGCAAACAAAGCAACCTAGGCTGTTTTCTTGTTCTAATATTTCTTCCACCGCGGTTCCATCTCCTTTTCCAAATGGAAGTTGGCGATGTTTCAACTTTAGTTCGTATTCGCACAGATCATTGGCCTAGCTTGGCCTACATTGATGATTATCTAGAAGCTTTATACCTATCGTCATAA